Sequence from the Trichomycterus rosablanca isolate fTriRos1 chromosome 10, fTriRos1.hap1, whole genome shotgun sequence genome:
ccagcagcgctgctgtgtctgatccactcataccagcacaacacacactaacacaccaccaccatgtcagtgtcactgcagtgctgagaatgatccaccacctaaataatacctgctctgtggtggtcctgtgggggtcctgaccactgaagaacagcatgaaagggggtaacaaagcatctagagaaacagatggactacagtcagtaattgtagaactacaaagtgcttctatatggcaagtggagctgataacatggacagtgagtgtagaaacaaggaggtggttttaatgttatggctgatcggtgtacaatataattatattataataggTGTTccgttttaattttattttatttgatcatAATAAAAACGCCTCTTTGTCGCCCCCTGCTGTCGCTAGAAAGAACGCCATGCTGTGATCGGTGGTCTACAGTagttattatacagtatttatctattatattaaacaaaaatgaacTAGAATGTTAGAACTTTGCTTCTGTTGCTTCTCAATAATGTTTACATTAAGATCTTTCACTTACATTACTTTCCTAATAATGTGTTGTCATTATTTTGGGTCCCAGTAAATGAAGCGCTGGAATGAAAACgttgtcctgtggtgtgacatcatgtccaGTGTTGTGACATCATCACTGTAACCAAAATAAAACCTCTTTTCTAAAGGTTGGGTTCCTCTGATCctggtgtgtgtttgatttaaaTTGCTGTGTAACTGAAGtataaaagaaaagagagaatTTATCATCAGGATGTGACGGGTTTATAAGACGCTTCCACTCATGTGAGAGATAAAAAAGCTCAGAGTAAAGAacagaattaaaataataaacacagtaaatCTTCATTGTAGTTTATATAAAGGGTTAAACCCTGAACAGCTCTGAtccagatttaacatcattattattactgattctgtttattttagTGACACGTGATGTCACAGTGCAGGACACTTTCTGTTCCTCTCTGTCAAAAAAGTGAAGAGATCCGGTCACACCAGCAGTTCAGCACAATTTTGACTTTTAACATCAGAATTTCATTAAATCATGTACTCATCAATGAGCTCATCCTTAGATGTTATTaatacaaaatgttttatttttatggttccaacattttaaaacaagtaCACATATCATTGTAAATAATTCAGCAGCTCAATCTGCCATGTTAGGAAATAGTGCAAATTTAATGCAGGTAAAACACAGGCAGCAGGTCCCAATTTGTCAGGATGTGACTAAATTTGGAAAGACTACAGGATGGAAGAACAGACAGGTCCCCTCCAACCCCTCAAGATTTTACTGATGTACTGGTGTGGACACAAAGTTGAAGTTGAGGTGAATAGTCGGATATCTTGAATGTGCACGGACATTGAGGGACATGTCTAAAAGTGACACTGGGTGTGTGTTGGACGTGGCTTATCAGGTCCAAGTGGCGCGGTTGATTGAAGTGGTACGATTTTGTTTTGGAATGTAAATGAAGCctcaaatattgaacttttggGGGTTTGATGCTTATTTATTTGAAGCAAAATGGCCAGAATGAACGAGATTAGGAATTAGGATtagtttatacagtataaacattttctcccaatttatcgtagtcaGTTTTTCTCtccctgctggtggatccctgattgtaggtgaggagggtatatcgcttctcacgcctcctccgacccgcccgcagcccttagcggaacccttttacacccatgcactctgcacaaacgcctctatctgccaatcagggtccttacacagcatttgaagaccccgcccacatagtccggtcatcccgccctagcagaactgtgtctgctgcagaaactggcaattatgcccgaCCAATtatggcaacgccgagtttcgaaccgagaagtgtcagaatcttggcgctgatGTGTGATTATCCTGCTGCGCAAATAAACATTGTTGATGTTGTAATATTacagaatataaatattaaaatactgtgtgtgtgtgtgtgggggggggggtttgggttAGAGGGCTGAGGTTTAAGAATCACAGTTCACTACTGCTTTATGGGATCCCTACATCCCTGTGATATAGGACGTGGCTCATCAGGTCCACATGGCGCAGTCGGTCGAAAAGCTGCCATCAAACAGGAACGGAGCAAAGACAGAACGTTACAGTTTGTTCCAAATACGAAAAAAATGGTGACAGAGATGCACAAAATGCTAATGAAAGTGTGTTCGGTACGGATGCTGTGAGCCATAAGTCTGTGTACGATCGGTTTAAACACTTTTGCCTTAAGGAGGTCGTGCAGGGATCGAGGTTTGTGGACGTCTCAGAGATTCAGACCCACATGACGGCAGCTCTGATGGTGATTCCAAAAATAGATTGTACGACAGTTTTCAGAAGCTGTAGGAACGTTATCAGAAGTGTGTCGTGTCTGATGGACGTGACTTTAAAGGTCAATAaaggtgtttttattttgtagattcggttttgttgttttaccgAACGTTTTGTCCACACCTCATGTACGGCCACGTGTATAATGCATGACGCGCTCCGTCAGCTCGGTTACTCGAGGctcttattgatttttaaaatacatttaaatattaaagagCAACACGAGTGTAGAAATATCTAATGATGTCTTACgaataaattacaagtattaagtttaaaaataagatataaaaaCGGCTTTTTGGCTTCATGACATCACACAGCTTGAACCTCCGCTGGCTAATGGTGTGAGATATTGGGAGTACTGGGGATTAACAGTGGCTGGTCTTAAAGTCCTTCACAGTTTACACTGCATCATATCAAATTATTCCATAAAACATCAGAACTTTACTACAGTACTTTTACAAATCTAACTCCCGACGGTGCTTGTTCACTTTTCATCTCTTTTGGTTCCTGGAATGTTCtggaatgtgctggtgtgttttgcaGGAGCATCTTTCAGGTTTATTTAGGAACTGAACACATATGTACCATAAAGCCGGTTCGGTTTGTGCTCGAGTCCTTCAGTCACGTCAGAGCTTTGATGAGCTGAAGCTTGGGTACCTGGggtaaaactgtgccagatcaggCATCCTGaccacattaataataataataatagtgcagCAAAAAGACACAAACCATGATGCTTCCTCCATCACACTTCGTATCCAATAatttctctactgctgcagacctccactcctgaccgaggagggtcgtgactgaCACAggtcccctctgacacgtgttcACCTTTAccaggttcatatggagatccgtatcacgcacggagagtcacgcaccgatctcaattattccccgtctctgtgctgtgcagtgccatcgatcagccagcagagggcggcATTTGCAGCATTACATTTCTGTCTAACGTGTCCATCAAACAGTGTCCTGGAAAAACGTTATCCTAGCTGCGAAGCGTGGTGAAGAAAGCACCGTGTTTGGGGAATAATGGTGAACTTGCATTTAAGGAATTTAACCAAATCGACCTACAATTATGGCTGAATACAatatgagcagttgagggttaagggctctgCTCAGGAGTCCAAGAGGGGCAACTTGGTGGATGTAGGGtgtgaaccggcaaccttttgattacgaGCCCACTActtttaactgctgagctaccactgcccttaatgtaccacaaaataaattaaaatcagaccacattttaacagtaattattaaataaatctgaTTTATACTGAAGGATTCATCATCAAGTTTTTTGATCTTGGGTTTGCAAGGCCACCATCCACtcgacaaaaaaaaacaatgcctTAAATATTATCAAACAGCATCGGATGACGATATTTTAGACACGATCGTAGTTGATAGTCAGAAAACCCCCCAGAAAATCCTCACTTCCATCCGAAGTCCATTCCAGCCATCCTGTAGAACCTCAGATTGTGCGGCCGGTAAAACTTCCTGAGCAGGCGAATCACCTCGGGTTGGACGCGTACGTGAGTCCGGCCCTTGGTCTTGCCCAGGCAGTGCGGCTCGCCGCTGCCCTCGGCTTTCTTCAGGCACGGGAAGCCCTTGGTCCTGTTGAAGTAGAAGTGCTTGTCGGTGATGATGCGCTGCAGACCCAGGAAGTCCTGAACGCGCCCCAGCTCGAAGGCGGGGTCGCCCACCAGCCGCTCGCCGTGCACGAAGTGGATCTGAGAGGGCGAGAAATGAGCCAGCCAGCGCTCCAGGTGCTGGGCGTACAGGCCGATGTAAAGCGGGCTCCAGGTGAAGTCCACCTGACCGGCCGACCTGTTCCTGAAGGCTAGAGTCTCGAAGCTGGCCACGCCCGGCGTCTTGGAGGCGATCTGGGTGTAGTCGGAGATGGCGCGGGTCACCGGGTCGCGCACCACCACGATCAGCTTCACGTCTCGGGACATGGCGCGGACGCGTGCCGGAGTCTCGGCGCTCACGAAGTACCGCGGCGTCTTCTCCATCACGATCTGCCCGTCCAGCGCCTTGGGCATCATGCTCCTAACGGGACAGAGGAACAACAGTGAGACATTTATAAATGTACCGTAatcaaggtctgttaggatTGTACAGAGGGGGGCGCTCACGTGGCACAGCGACCTGAAGCCCTCGCCCACCACAGATACGGAGCTTTCTTGGGAACCGTGGTTTCAGGGAAGGCACTTAGCCTGAGTGCCCGCCCGTTTACCTACGCCAGTTACGGAGCCAGAAAGTCTATTAGCGCCGCGCATTAATAATTCAAGCATCCtgttttttttagattagattagattcaactttatttgtcattacacatgttcAAGTACaatgcaacgaaatgcagtttagcatctaaccagaagtgcaataagcagaaagtgcagaataaacagtatttatgatatacattatttactgtGGGTAAATAGCAGTAAACAGGATCTATAAACtatactataaacaagatatgtagctgaaaacaatatacatattaaggtgcagattaatattaaggtgctatgcaggttaaagtgattaaggtgctatggacaCGATCAAGGAATGAGTacgtaaaaacataataaacagatgtatacagtatatatgggatttatgtacaaatgaggtatgTACCAGTGAAATTCAAGCGGAAAGAGGATAAAAATGATCATGTTtgtagtggggggggggggggggggggggtaacgggggacagagttcaatatggagacagctctggggaacAAGCTGTTCCTCAGCTGTTACGACTCTTAGAGAGACCCTAGAGCGCACCACTACTCTTCATTTAGCAGTCGCTGCTTTTCTTGTACAGAGATGCCAATCAAATGCCAGGCTATTAAAACCCCGAATCAGAAAAGGTTTGACTttgatgaagctgagatatttcatctccattcctgcatttcagacctgcttaacgttccaaaaacagttgggacggtaaagcatttaccgctCTGTACCGTCTCCGTTCCTTCTCacgacacttaaaagacgtttgggCACCGAGGACGCCGAGCGATGacgtgtttccgttattttgtcccgttcttcctgcaaacacgtcttaatgtGTGGAACAGTTCAGGGTTCAAGATTCTCCTCACGTCCTCAATCGGggcagaaaagttgggacggaggcaatttagggctaaaaACAGCGTCAGAGTCtctgaggagcaaagatgatcagaggatctctagTTCGTCCACAAATGTGAGAGAAAATgattcaaatgtttaaaaatgacgTTCCTcacagaaagattggaagggatttgcatgttctccctctacagtgcagaatatcattaaaccattcagggaatttggaggaatttcagtacgtAAAGGCGACAGCTTTATGGTGACCATGTACAGaagtggcatcgacttctctgggctcgggggcatctgagatggaccatcacacagtggaaaagtgTACTGAGATCTTTCTGGAAGAAATGGACACAGTGGGATAGGGATAGGATTAGGTTTAGTGTACGGGTACTAGACCGGCCTGCCTGACGTCCTGACCTGCACCCCACCTTGTTCACCTGTTCTGATgggttaatcatgttgtaacccaactttagatcCTACAGAGTAGCAGTAGGATTTAAGATCAGTGATGTCCTGTAGCGCAGGGCACATACACATGGAGaaaacacccccttgtggaagGCTTTATATtatatcttgtaaaccacagtgggatcagatcagagcagaacagaacagagagAGTAGGATGCATCGTTCGTGTTGCCTGGGCCTCTGATCATGACTGTACATACGAAAGTATTCAAACCCCCTGGTTATTACACTTCAAACACCTTTTATAAGCACCGCTCTCATTCCCTGGAGATTAGAACTCATTCTCATCCGGATTTCGTTCCAAGATTTGCGTTTGAGATAAATCCCAGCACTATGCATGTTTTCCAGAAGATCAGAAGCATCTACGTTGTTAACCCCTCTGCGTCGTGTTTAATGATACCCCAGCGCCCCGGGGGAGTCGGAGAGAGGGGTCGCTCCTAATTGAGACTGCattacgtctctctctctctctgaggtATTC
This genomic interval carries:
- the hs3st3l gene encoding heparan sulfate (glucosamine) 3-O-sulfotransferase 3-like, which codes for MAGSPPDPRRLAPRLVAMLWLGVLGSCLLLYLRCCESGLTRTSRLIRDGTGLEPGQDGARWVDSTGADGGSLGKDWRGARRLPHALIIGVKKGGTRALLEFLRLHPDVRALGAEPHFFDRHYSRGLTWYRSMMPKALDGQIVMEKTPRYFVSAETPARVRAMSRDVKLIVVVRDPVTRAISDYTQIASKTPGVASFETLAFRNRSAGQVDFTWSPLYIGLYAQHLERWLAHFSPSQIHFVHGERLVGDPAFELGRVQDFLGLQRIITDKHFYFNRTKGFPCLKKAEGSGEPHCLGKTKGRTHVRVQPEVIRLLRKFYRPHNLRFYRMAGMDFGWK